From Daucus carota subsp. sativus chromosome 6, DH1 v3.0, whole genome shotgun sequence, the proteins below share one genomic window:
- the LOC108203548 gene encoding uncharacterized protein LOC108203548 — protein sequence MVNHRGIEANPAKIKALLDMKSLTNVKQVQSLTGRIAALNRFVSKSSEKCKEFFKAVKGASKDFKWTVECEDAFVKIKKHLGDPPLLAKPDEGETLILYLAVSDYSISAVLVKEDAEGQSPVYYVSKRLLDAETRYTSMEKLVYASIHASRKLRPYFQAHTVEVRTAYPLRQIMHKPEVTGRMMKWAIELGQFDIDYKPRTTIKGQALADFILEFPEDGENSGLLIKYDPDLPSQLDAPKEDIPELWWIVHTDGAVNDDGAGAGIVLVSSEGHRLLNAIHFTFQLSNNDAEYEALVGGLKLALEMKVRRLVVKLDSMLVVKHIKGGYQAKGPKTAMYLKYVQRLLDQFEEVQVNKVPREFNGDADALAKLGSQKDAALLGVIRLEVQEVPSIPELDVMEAGDGIERQTWMTPIWDFIKEGKLPEDKAEARRLRYKAARYVEYDGKLYKRGFNQPLLKCIDGDECTYVLKEVHEGICGNHSGGNSLTMKILRQGYCWPTLRSDAFDFARACDKCQQFANFTHNPATSLTSMTSPWPFAMWGIDLIGELPKAKGGVKYAVVAVDYFTKWAEAAPLATITAKKIKDFVFNSIVCRFGIPYKLISDNRKQFDSKELRGLCDDL from the coding sequence ATGGTCAATCACAGAGGTATTGAAGCCAATCCCGCGAAGATCAAAGCTTTGCTAGATATGAAGTCCCTGACCAACGTCAAACAGGTACAAAGCTTAACCGGGAGGATAGCTGCTTTGAACAGGTTTGTGTCGAAGTCCTCAGAAAAATGCAAAGAGTTCTTCAAGGCCGTGAAAGGCGCATCCAAGGACTTTAAATGGACAGTAGAGTGTGAAGACGCTTTTGTGAAAATCAAAAAACACTTGGGCGATCCACCCCTCTTAGCCAAACCTGATGAAGGTGAGACGCTCATACTCTACCTGGCTGTCTCAGACTACTCCATTAGTGCCGTGTTAGTGAAGGAGGACGCGGAAGGTCAGTCCCCCGTTTACTATGTAAGCAAAAGGTTGTTGGACGCAGAGACCCGCTACACAAGTATGGAAAAGTTGGTATACGCCTCGATACATGCATCCCGAAAGCTGCGACCTTACTTCCAAGCACATACGGTAGAGGTCAGAACCGCATACCCTCTTCGACAAATCATGCATAAACCAGAAGTCACAGGTAGGATGATGAAATGGGCGATCGAGCTAGGACAATTTGACATTGATTACAAGCCACGAACCACCATCAAAGGACAAGCTTTAGCTGACTTCATTTTGGAATTTCCAGAAGACGGAGAAAACTCTGGCCTGTTAATCAAATACGATCCCGACCTACCATCACAACTGGACGCTCCGAAAGAAGATATCCCCGAGCTGTGGTGGATAGTGCATACCGACGGAGCAGTAAACGATGATGGGGCAGGTGCAGGTATAGTGTTGGTAAGCTCCGAGGGACACAGACTCTTGAATGCAATTCACTTTACCTTCCAACTATCCAACAACGACGCAGAATATGAGGCATTAGTGGGAGGCTTAAAGCTGGCTCTCGAGATGAAAGTCAGAAGGCTCGTGGTAAAGCTTGACTCAATGTTGGTGGTGAAACACATCAAAGGGGGGTACCAAGCCAAGGGGCCTAAGACAGCTATGTATCTTAAATACGTCCAAAGGTTGTTAGACCAGTTCGAGGAGGTACAAGTGAACAAAGTACCTAGGGAGTTCAACGGAGACGCCGACGCCTTAGCAAAGTTGGGATCTCAGAAAGACGCAGCCCTGTTAGGGGTGATTCGATTAGAAGTTCAGGAGGTGCCTAGCATCCCGGAACTAGATGTCATGGAAGCAGGAGACGGCATCGAGCGTCAAACATGGATGACACCGATATGGGATTTCATTAAAGAAGGAAAGTTACCTGAGGATAAAGCCGAAGCTCGGAGGCTAAGATATAAGGCAGCCCGGTATGTGGAGTATGATGGCAAACTATATAAGAGAGGCTTCAACCAACCATTACTGAAGTGTATAGACGGTGACGAATGCACCTATGTGTTGAAAGAGGTCCATGAAGGCAtatgtgggaatcactcgggagGCAACTCGTTAACTATGAAGATTCTGAGGCAAGGGTACTGCTGGCCTACCCTAAGGAGTGACGCCTTCGACTTTGCCAGAGCATGTGATAAGTGCCAACAGTTCGCCAACTTCACCCATAACCCAGCAACATCCTTGACCAGCATGACCAGTCCTTGGCCTTTTGCCATGTGGGGGATAGACTTGATTGGGGAACTCCCTAAAGCCAAGGGAGGTGTGAAGTATGCAGTGGTAGCCGTGGATTACTTTACCAAGTGGGCGGAGGCCGCGCCTTTAGCCACCATCACAGCCAAAAAGATTAaagattttgtttttaactctaTTGTTTGCAGGTTTGGAATTCCTTATAAGCTGATCTCGGACAACAGGAAGCAATTCGACAGCAAGGAGCTGAGAGGCCTTTGCGATGACCTTTGA